The following proteins come from a genomic window of Heptranchias perlo isolate sHepPer1 chromosome 14, sHepPer1.hap1, whole genome shotgun sequence:
- the lrrtm2 gene encoding leucine-rich repeat transmembrane neuronal protein 2 yields MGLHSKWPLGGPTTVALCVMSMLLKMLPASGTACPQKCRCEELLFYCDSQGFQGVPDNVSHGPLGLSLRHNSFVQLQNDQFASLGQLTWLYLDHNQISVIQEDAFQGLYKLKELILSYNRIVRLANTTFSQLINLQNLDLSFNQITSLQPEQFHSLRKLQTLHLRSNSLRTIPIRVFWDCRSLEFLDISNNRLRSLARNGFAGLIKLKELHLEHNQLTKINFAHFPRLISLQTLFLQWNKISILLCGMEWTWDTLEKLDVTGNEVRTIDPLVFLTMPNLKILLMDSNKLTTLDTQIVNSWKSLTHIGLSGNMWVCNKSICALASWLSNFQGRWENSMVCASPEHTQGEDILDAVHGFQICSNLSATTPQITTGYTDATQQLETTEYVTKLTSTDSSTEDTENPTIETTAEDFLEPDNTLFTHRIITGTMALLFSFFLIILVVYISRKCCPPTLRRIRHCSMMQHRRQIRHQARQPMADLSTQVPYNEYEPTHEEGALVIINGYGQCKCQQLPYKECEV; encoded by the exons ATGG GTTTGCATTCGAAGTGGCCATTGGGGGGGCCAACAACGGTGGCATTGTGTGTGATGAGCATGTTGTTGAAAATGCTGCCTGCCTCAGGCACAGCGTGTCCACAAAAATGCAGATGCGAGGAGTTGCTCTTTTACTGCGATTCCCAAGGTTTTCAAGGAGTACCCGATAACGTCTCCCACGGGCCTCTAGGCTTGTCGCTCAGGCACAATAGTTTTGTTCAACTGCAAAACGATCAGTTTGCAAGCCTCGGCCAACTTACGTGGCTCTATTTAGATCACAACCAGATTTCTGTTATTCAAGAGGATGCCTTCCAAGGACTATACAAACTCAAAGAATTAATCCTCAGCTACAATAGGATTGTGCGTCTGGCGAATACTACATTCAGCCAACTGATTAACTTGCAGAACCTGGACCTGTCATTTAATCAAATTACTTCTCTACAACCAGAGCAATTCCACAGCTTACGGAAACTTCAGACACTACATCTGCGTTCCAATTCGCTAAGGACCATCCCCATAAGGGTTTTCTGGGACTGCCGAAGCCTGGAGTTTTTGGATATAAGCAACAATCGTTTGCGAAGTCTGGCTCGTAATGGCTTTGCAGGATTAATCAAACTCAAGGAGCTTCACCTCGAGCACAACCAGCTGACAAAGATTAATTTTGCTCATTTCCCTCGGCTAATCAGTCTCCAAACACTATTTTTGCAGTGGAACAAAATTAGTATCCTGTTGTGTGGAATGGAATGGACCTGGGACACACTGGAAAAGCTCGATGTAACTGGAAATGAGGTCAGAACAATTGATCCTCTTGTTTTCCTTACAATGCCTAACCTAAAGATACTTCTGATGGATTCAAATAAGCTCACCACACTGGATACTCAGATTGTTAACTCATGGAAATCTCTAACTCACATCGGTCTTTCTGGCAACATGTGGGTTTGTAACAAAAGTATATGTGCCCTGGCCTCCTGGCTAAGCAATTTCCAAGGTCGATGGGAGAACTCAATGGTCTGTGCTAGCCCGGAGCACACACAAGGCGAGGACATCTTAGATGCTGTTCATGGATTTCAAATCTGCAGTAATCTTTCAGCAACCACCCCACAAATAACCACTGGCTATACAGATGCTACACAGCAGCTGGAAACTACTGAATATGTAACAAAATTAACATCTACAGACTCCAGTACAGAGGATACTGAAAATCCAACTATAGAAACAACCGCTGAAGACTTCCTTGAGCCCGATAATACTCTCTTTACTCACAGGATAATAACTGGAACAATGGCTTTATTGTTCTCTTTTTTCCTCATTATTCTCGTGGTGTACATTTCACGGAAATGCTGCCCCCCTACCCTGAGACGTATACGGCATTGCTCCATGATGCAACACCGACGGCAAATTCGCCACCAAGCCAGGCAGCCTATGGCAGATTTATCTACACAAGTACCCTATAATGAATATGAGCCCACCCATGAGGAAGGCGCACTGGTGATCATAAATGGTTACGGACAATGCAAATGTCAGCAGCTGCCTTATAAAGAATGTGAAGTATAA